The DNA segment ACGTTCTCGCGCAACATGCCGACGAGGCTCGACTGGCCACTCTGGCTGATGACGAAGTCCGTGCGCATGCCGGAGGAGTCCAGCCGGTGCGTCACCTTGCGCACCCGGTAGGTGCCCGAGAATCGCTTGCCCACACCGCGGATCTCGAGGTACTGACCCGCGGCGAGCGATGGCAGTCCTACGCACGACCCCTCTCCCTCGTAGAGCCCTTCGAGCAGGTCGGCCAGCAGCGCGGTGGCGAGCTTGAGCGCATCCAGCGGGTCTTTCACCGAGTGCTCGCGGAACTCCGAGCGGACGAGCGAGGTGATCAGATCGGTGATGTTGCTGCCGAGCCGCTCCAGCAGGTTGCCGCCGTCGAGGTCGCCTGCGAGGGCAGCCGCGTAGATACTCTGCGCCAACTCCTGGTTGTACCCGCGGACCACCTGGAGTCCGGCGAGTCCCGCACCGGAGATCCGGGCAGAGAAGCTGGACAGGTTCCGGCCCCATTCCAGCACGTGTGCGGCGAACTGGGGCCGCGGGAACTGGAAGTGCAGCTGGTCCCACTCGACGTAGACGTCGAAGTGGTAACGCTGCGCGCGGGCCTTGAGGAAGGCGAAGTCGCTCTCCTTCTGGGTGATGTCGTCCGGCAGCTCGGGCGTCGGATCGATGATCGGGATGAGACCGTTCTCCACCGCGATCTGCGTCGCGATCAGGCTGTCCGTCGTCGTCGTGTACGTCGTGGGATCGGGCTGGTTACGCCGCAACTTGTAGGACTTGTCGTAGCCGGTCACCTGAATGGTCGGTGGACCGTCCTGCGGGAACGACGGCTCCACGGCGGCGATCTCGCCGAGGAAGGCGGGCACCAGGTCGGCGGCGTAGCCCAGGTGCACCTCGACGTTCTTGCCGATGTCCAGCAGCGCTGAGTCCAGCAGCACGTTGTCGGGGTTGCGGAGGACGAGGCTGAACGTGCCCGCCATGTCGAGGTCGGTCTCGACCGTGAGGCTCACGACCTGCTCGGTCAGGTCGGCCGCCAACGTCACACCCGAGAGCAGGATCTCGAAGCGTGGGGCGTAGAAGGGCTCGGTCACGGCGTCCGTCCCCCACTTGAGGTGCTCGTCGCGCCGCGCGGCGGGATGACCAGCGACCGGCCGACCCCGAGGTCGAACGGGTCGACGATCTGGTTGGCCTGCGCGATGAGCCGCCACAGCGCGGGATCGCCGAGGTAGGCGGCCGCCAGCCCGCTGAGGGTCTCGCCGGCGCTGGTGACGTGCACCGTGCCGGAGATGCCGACGACGGCGCCGGCCGCGTTCACCGCAGCCGAGACCGTGGGCGAGCCGAAGAACAGCCCTTGCCGGATCTCCACGTCCAGCCGCACGTACTCCTGGAAGCGGACCGAGAGCGTGGAACGCACCGGGGTGCCGTCGCTGAGGAACATCGTGAACCGCTGACCGGCATCGACGAGCACGCTCTGGAACTGCAGCCGGCCGAGGGAGAAGAGCAGCACCGGCGGTGCCAGCTCGCGGGAGTCCTTGTCGAGCAG comes from the Mycobacteriales bacterium genome and includes:
- a CDS encoding LysM peptidoglycan-binding domain-containing protein → MPEPPVIRRAAVRPPASLELAKATILNTFTGESFRVMYNPEELKLEQGNTFAEVGIPGLGTPPVQYVRGKARTLSMELFFDTYETGEDVRTRTAPIVQLLDKDSRELAPPVLLFSLGRLQFQSVLVDAGQRFTMFLSDGTPVRSTLSVRFQEYVRLDVEIRQGLFFGSPTVSAAVNAAGAVVGISGTVHVTSAGETLSGLAAAYLGDPALWRLIAQANQIVDPFDLGVGRSLVIPPRGATSTSSGGRTP
- a CDS encoding phage baseplate assembly protein V — encoded protein: MTEPFYAPRFEILLSGVTLAADLTEQVVSLTVETDLDMAGTFSLVLRNPDNVLLDSALLDIGKNVEVHLGYAADLVPAFLGEIAAVEPSFPQDGPPTIQVTGYDKSYKLRRNQPDPTTYTTTTDSLIATQIAVENGLIPIIDPTPELPDDITQKESDFAFLKARAQRYHFDVYVEWDQLHFQFPRPQFAAHVLEWGRNLSSFSARISGAGLAGLQVVRGYNQELAQSIYAAALAGDLDGGNLLERLGSNITDLITSLVRSEFREHSVKDPLDALKLATALLADLLEGLYEGEGSCVGLPSLAAGQYLEIRGVGKRFSGTYRVRKVTHRLDSSGMRTDFVISQSGQSSLVGMLRENVVEMPSPHQEQKFYGVLVGEVVDNHELAATPPEAPLCRVKVQFPDLSDNVVTKWAPCVQPAAGADSGFYALPDKGDQVVVAFRNGNFNDPYVLGSLWNVKARPPERNTDGGNNRRVIKTKGGHTIAFDDSAQAKSLTLRDSAGSEIVMNSSNGAVSVTAHSSLTISAKGDISISSTSGNVTLQAAGGATTIAMSQTGVDVS